ACTGCTCATACTTTTGGATGAACGTAATGCACTTGCGTGTCGTCTCCTCTTTCATGCGCTGCAGGATGCCATCATGaatgcggtgctgcaggtggcgctgcacctccggTGGGGTGCGCGCCATCATTTCTTCCAGCTCGGCATTCAACGTATTATCCGTCTCATCATAGCCGATCTGATCTGATTTGTCGTATGTGGACATGTTAGAGACTAAAATCAGGCCGCGTTATGTGGGGACGTCGTGAATTTTTCGGTGCTGAGatgggcgcggctgcgtgtgtAAGCAGCTAAAGATGGTTTCGAGGGAAAGCTGCCACGTCGAGAACACCCTTGAGGCTGTGCAAAAACAGACAGAACCGTCTGCACCGTCAACCTGAAGTAGCTCCTGTGGCCATTTGTTTGTCGAGTGCACACAGAGTAAAAACGTGGACGGCAAAAGCGAGACGCTGGTGTGCAGCGAGCACCTCCTACCGAGCAGACGACGGAGTGCAAAGCGGCTTCCCAGTAGACGATGCTGTGCAAACGCCAAGGCGGCCACATCTCTTTCCCAAGGGCTTTCCCTCTATCTGTCAAGTCTAGGCGACAGACAAGGAAACTTGGAAAAGAGACAACGTGAAGAGAATAGCATGCGGGCCCTCACAGCCGCAGAACGATCAGCAGGCCTGTTCACATTTGTTGTGTATTTTCGTTCTGCATacccagaaaaaaaaaatgcaaaAAGCACTGTGCACCTTTACTTGTGACCATGCGCACACGACGAAGCAAAGGAATCGCTCACTTGTGCCCTTTTCGCCGTGCATCGATGCCTTGGCAGCGAGCCACATCAGTCTCCTTTTGTGTTACCGGAGCGAACAGGCATCCTatgaaaaaaagaaaagcaaagaCTCCTTGTTCGCACATCGTGCTGGGGAAGTGGAGTGAGTCATCCACTACCCTCGAATCTCGCGATTCGAGTGTTTGAGAGAGTTCCGCAGCACTTCCTCAGCAGCGAACAGCATATATAAACtgtacgaaaaaaaaaaggaatgGTGCAAAGTAGCCATtcctgttgctgttgttATCTCACTTTCAAGAATGCAGTAACAGTGGTGTAGCAGATCTGCTAAACAGCGTCACGAGCCTCCGGCAGCCTTCcgctccgcagcagcggcctgcTTCAGACGCATCGCCTCGGCATccgcctctctgcgcgcaGCGTGGGAAAGACCGTCCTCGCGGTGACCTTTgttcttctgctgctgcttcttcaTGTTCTTCTCCCGCGCGAGATCACGCTGGTTGCCACGGGCCATTGCTCTTGTGTAAGAGGGTGGTGAAGGAGGCTTGACAATTTGGAATGTGTGAGAAAGCTTGGTGCACTGTATGAGGTATACTTGTCTGCTATGGCGTGTGACGTCGAGGTTGATTTTTTGTTGGTTGCGAGATGACAAAAGTAGgcaaaggagagagagaaggccaGATGCGCCTGCATGCGAGGGAAGAACACCTTTTCCCGTGACCTTTATTCAGCCCACGTGCTGGTATGGCTGCTTTCACAGCAAAATCTAGATTCAGGCATGACGATGATGGACTCAGAAGAGCtggtggagagaggcggcaaTGTCATAAGCCTCTTCGACGCGTGCGACGGCTATTGTGGCCGCCTAAGAAGCACTTGAGGAGAAACAACGGGAGCATTTACTTTTTCGAGTTTGCACAATTGTTGTGGAAATAGTGCCGTTGCGCCCGTCGCACCTTCCCAGCACGGTCTCCTCTATGGGGCTCGGTGACATATGTTGTGTTTGTTTTTCCCCACCCTCAATCAGAATAAGCTACTGttcacaaaaaaaaaacggtgatggcgaaaaaaaaacgcggtTACTCACAAAAGACTCCGCGTCCCCTCGGCAAGGAATTCGGACAGCGCTGGAACCAGCTTCTTGCGAGAAACAGAAGGGTCGCTGAGCGAGTACGAGGCGTACTCGTATGATCCGTCCACCGTCTGACACTTTGTGATCATGGTGAATGACACGCCATCCGGAGCCTCCGCTACAAAAGGAGCAAAAAACGAGATCACATCAGTCTTTGCACAGAAGGCGACCTCGCGAGTGTGCTTGCCGCCGACTTTCCCGGCAAATGCAAGGATGAGCACATCCAGCTGATGCTGCTCCACGTACTTGGCAGCCTCCGCCACAATTAAATCAACAGAAAAGTGAGCTTCTAGCTGcttgcacgcacacggcacGCTACTGGTGCCCGTGGACATAACGCCCTTCTGCGTTCTGGCTTTGAAGCTGAACTGTTTGTAATCCCGCCTCAAGATTTCTGGAACGCTGAGTGTCAGCACGTCATCCTTCCACTTCGAAAGCTTCTCAaagagagctgcagcggcagcagtgtcAGCGACCTCCTTTGCATGCAACCACTCGTATGCAGCGATGTCCTCAGGTGTCACCTTCTTTTGTGCCGGCTCAAAGTTCACTGTATCCAGAACAATCGGAGCCGTTAGCAGCGTGGGACACACGACATCCTCGCCACATTCGCGGTAGAGCTCCGTAACGAGTGTGCAAGCAGATCCGACAGTTCGCAGAAGTCTTAGCTTGGATGTGGTTTCGAGGTACTGCTTCTCGTCAAAGTGGTGGTCCACTACTCCAACAACTCTAAAGGCGAAGTCGCTTTGGTTTTCCCTCAGCTTATTGTGGTCATAAAGAACAACCGAAGCGTTGAGAGCAGCGATATCGACAAAGTTATGCGCGATCTGCCCTCTCTGTACCGACATcaagagcgatgcatcgacCCCGAGCTCTTTGAAGAGATTCGCCACATCGCTGCGCAGGCCGAAATCTTCCTGTGGAAAGTTCAGCGCCGGCACAGGGTTCTCAAAACCGAATTTGGGCTGCTTATCGAAAAGCATGGCGAGGTAAATGCAGCCGACAATGCTGTCCATGTCGCCTCCCTCGTTTCCCTGCACCACGGTCAGCGGCTGCACTTTGCCGGCAACCTTCttgaggcagcggcgcaagaAGTCGTTGATAACGCCAGACATTTAAAAGACTATGAGCCGTAGAATGGGGAAAAGAAAAGTAGCTGAGTTGCGCTAGCGTGGTTGTACATGAAGTGCTATTTCTATCCCTTTCCTGCCCAGAGTGGGGCTACCGCCCCAGAGGAACGAAGCGAAAAAGGAAGGGGAAGTTACCGCTCTCACGCTTTCTTCGAAACAAAACCTTGCATGATGGAGCATGGTTTGCCTTTTGTCTACTTACGAGTACATTGAAGAACGCAGATACTATTCATCTGCCAGCGCATCTCACGCTGTGTAGCGAGGAACAACATTGACAGAGCATAAATGAAGCTACGACTGCAATACAGCTTTTGGTGGCATCCCTGCACCACTTAGCCAGCACTCTAAATCGGTTTAGAAACACAACCCCTTTTCCTCAAAAGTTGGCTGAAGCGCTTCAGATGCGGATAGGTGGCAATGCAAATGGGCAGCTGAACGGGTGTCCATAGAGACATAAACAAGGATGCAGCAGTGAAGTTGGCGACAAGTCGCGCGCTCACAACAAGCTGTCCGCCAAATAATGACCAGCTTTTGCCTTCGATGGAGTTTAGGTCTACGTACTTTGAGGCGCCGACAGATTTCAAAAAGCCAAAAAGGTCCTCTTGGCCAAAGTAGCCGTAGTGCAGCAAGCACGTCAGCAGGCAAACGAGGAGTTCATTTGTGATGAAGTAGTATAGTGACAAAGGGACGCCGTGCTCCATGACCACTGTCCTCATGGACATTCTGCGCGTGTGGAGGGCGGGTGGGCGCACCACGCGACTGCACCTGAACAGCATATGAGGCCTGCTCTGGAGTGCTATGGAAGCGCCCTTTGTGATTGATGACGCTTGTAAGAACGGAGAAGAGGCAGCGAGGCAAAGTGAACAGCAT
This genomic interval from Leishmania infantum JPCM5 genome chromosome 1 contains the following:
- a CDS encoding putative acidocalcisomal exopolyphosphatase; the protein is MSGVINDFLRRCLKKVAGKVQPLTVVQGNEGGDMDSIVGCIYLAMLFDKQPKFGFENPVPALNFPQEDFGLRSDVANLFKELGVDASLLMSVQRGQIAHNFVDIAALNASVVLYDHNKLRENQSDFAFRVVGVVDHHFDEKQYLETTSKLRLLRTVGSACTLVTELYRECGEDVVCPTLLTAPIVLDTVNFEPAQKKVTPEDIAAYEWLHAKEVADTAAAAALFEKLSKWKDDVLTLSVPEILRRDYKQFSFKARTQKGVMSTGTSSVPCACKQLEAHFSVDLIVAEAAKYVEQHQLDVLILAFAGKVGGKHTREVAFCAKTDVISFFAPFVAEAPDGVSFTMITKCQTVDGSYEYASYSLSDPSVSRKKLVPALSEFLAEGTRSLL